The Aptenodytes patagonicus chromosome 10, bAptPat1.pri.cur, whole genome shotgun sequence genome includes a region encoding these proteins:
- the USP50 gene encoding LOW QUALITY PROTEIN: ubiquitin carboxyl-terminal hydrolase 50 (The sequence of the model RefSeq protein was modified relative to this genomic sequence to represent the inferred CDS: deleted 1 base in 1 codon) — protein sequence MGRGEPRGRDARDRPSHAMKLGGRGDGMKKRRQEASWGKHRLPARLPVASQPSSIPHGPNMSSPPSWCFSEMTIKDGIKCFHRRLVYSRQKHDSVCLESMKYSCKEPLEETNSQCPGLTGLRNLGNTCYMNTILQCLCSVPPLVEYFLSGKYKAALCNENGESATAFGCLMSDMWLGEFDCVSPEVFHSVLGKRYPTFSKRTQQDAQEFLICVLNELHEALKKSSKRRCVTDANASRESVSETSIITQLFEGQLSYDVTCLECKTTTDRPESFTVLSLPIPSKSACSLQDCLKCFFQQDTLTWNNQIHCSWCGTKQDAAVKATITKAPQIIIFHLKRFEWQGKHKRKLLTDICYPLSNLDLSPYSSPLLCKDTEYSLCAVANHSGFLDGGHYTAFCKHSLTKNWYSFDDAQITEIPNSSVQTDTAYLLFYTCQAFSAPTKKSASPGK from the exons ATGGGGCGAGGGGAGCCCAGGGGACGGGACGCGCGGGACCGTCCTAGTCATGCCATGAAACTGGGCGGAAGAGGTGATGGTATGAAGAAACGAAGGCAAGAGGCGAGCTGGGGCAAGCACAggctccctgccaggctgccgGTGGCTTCCCAGCCATCTTCCATACCCCATGGTCCCAACATGTCTTCTCCTCCGAGCTGGTGTTTCTCGGAGATGACTATAAAAGATGGAATTAAGTGTTTTCATAGGAGACTGGTCTATAG TAGGCAGAAGCACGACTCCGTTTGCTTGGAAAGCATGAAGTATTCCTGCAAGGAACCGCTGGAGGAGACGAACAGCCAGTGCCCGGGGCTCACCGGCCTGAGGAATCTGGGCAACACATGCTACATGAACACAATTTTGCAGTGCCTCTGCAGCGTGCCACCGCTTGTGGAGTATTTCCTCTCAGGAAAGTACAAAGCAGCCCTATGCAA cgAGAATGGCGAGTCTGCGACTGCCTTTGGCTGTTTGATGTCCGATATGTGGCTTGGAGAGTTTGACTGTGTTTCCCCGGAGGTTTTTCATTCAGTCCTTGGGAAGCGGTACCCGACTTTTAGCAAGAGGACTCAGCAGGACGCGCAGGAGTTTCTGATCTGTGTGCTGAACGAGCTCCACGAGGCTCTCAAGAAG TCAAGCAAAAGAAGATGCGTAACCGATGCAAACGCAAGCAGAGAGAGTGTCAGTGAAACATCTATTATCACACAGTTATTTGAGGGACAACTCAGTTACGATGTCACGTGTCTGGAGTGCAAGACCACCACCGACAGACCCGAGAGCTTCACCGTTCTTTCCCTGCCCATCCCTTCCAAGAGCGCGTGCTCGCTGCAG gaCTGTCTCAAATGCTTCTTTCAGCAAGACACACTGACTTGGAACAACCAAATCCACTGTTCCTGGTGTGGAACTAAACAAGATGCTGCAGTAAAGGCCACCATAACCAAGGCACCGCAGATCATTATTTTTCACCTGAAGAG GTTTGAATGGCAAggcaaacacaaaaggaaactCCTAACCGACATCTGCTATCCGCTCAGCAACCTGGATCTCTCGCCTTACAGTTCCCCACTGCTCTGCAAGGACACAGAGTACAGCCTGTGTGCTGTAGCG AACCACTCTGGTTTTCTGGATGGTGGCCACTACACGGCGTTCTGCAAGCACTCGCTCACCAAAAACTGGTACAGCTTTGATGATGCACAGATCACCGAGATCCCCAATTCCTCAGTGCAGACTGACACAGCTTATCTCCTATTCTACAcctgtcaa gccttctctgcacCCACTAAAAAATCTGCTAGCCCTGGAAAATGA